A stretch of the Glycine soja cultivar W05 chromosome 13, ASM419377v2, whole genome shotgun sequence genome encodes the following:
- the LOC114382141 gene encoding cation/H(+) antiporter 20-like has product MALNITSIKTSSNGLWQGDNPLDFAFPLLILQITLIILLSRSLAFLLKPIRQPKVIAQIIAGIVLGPSVLGRNKTFKHRLFPPWSTPLLESLASIGLLFFLFLVGLELDLVTIRRSGKRALSIAVAGMSLPFVSGIGLALILRKTVDGTDRVGFAQFLVFMGVAISITAFPVLARILTELKLLTTRVGCTAMAAAAFNDVAAWILLALAIALAGDGVNSHVHKSPLVSLWVLLSGVAFVAFMMILVKPAMRFVAGKCSPVTGAVDETYVCLTLLLVMVFGFVTDMIGIHSVFGAFVFGITVPKGAFAERLIERVEDFVVGLLLPLYFASSGLKTNVATISGAKGWGILALVIATACAGKIGGTFLTAVACKIPIREAMTLAVLMNTKGLVELIVLNIGKEKKVLNDEMFAILVLMALFTTFITTPIVLSIYKNTNDISFHQTLRKLGDLDTNDKATNEFRVLACVHGPNNAPSIINLIESIRSIQKSSLKLFIMHLVELTERSSSIILAQNTDNKSGSSHVEWLEQLYRAFQAHSQLGQVSVQSKTTISSLSTMHDDICHVADEKMVTMIILPFHKRWKKVEMENEEENSEVSQHQMEENIGHGWRGVNQSVLRNAPCTVAVLVDRGYGHGPQNLGLYTTVTQHVCVLFFGGPDDREALELGDRISNHPAVKVTVVRFIHKDVLEGNDMSHSSPSKTNGKSYNLAISKVYPPKEKELDDATMARFQRKWNGMVECFEKVASNIMEEVLALGRSKDYDLIIVGKGQFSLSLVADLVDRQHEELGPIGDILASSTHDVVSSVLVIQQHNAVLNGETPLSMRNDNVI; this is encoded by the exons ATGGCATTAAACATAACCTCCATCAAAACATCCTCCAACGGCTTATGGCAAGGAGACAACCCCTTAGACTTCGCCTTCCCTCTCCTCATTCTCCAAATCACCTTAATCATCCTCCTCTCCCGCTCTCTCGCCTTCCTCCTCAAACCTATCCGACAACCTAAAGTCATCGCCCAAATTATA GCTGGGATTGTCTTGGGTCCTTCCGTTCTGGGAAGGAACAAGACATTCAAGCACCGCCTGTTCCCGCCATGGAGCACCCCGTTGCTGGAATCGCTGGCTAGCATAGGTCTCCTCTTCTTCTTGTTCCTGGTAGGTCTCGAGCTCGACTTGGTCACGATTCGCCGGAGTGGAAAGAGAGCTCTGAGCATCGCCGTCGCCGGAATGTCCCTCCCCTTCGTCTCCGGCATTGGCCTCGCCCTAATCCTCCGCAAGACCGTCGACGGCACCGACAGAGTCGGCTTCGCTCAGTTCCTCGTCTTCATGGGAGTGGCGATTTCCATCACGGCCTTCCCCGTGCTCGCCCGCATCCTAACCGAGCTCAAGCTCCTCACCACGCGAGTGGGCTGCACCGCCATGGCCGCCGCCGCGTTCAACGACGTCGCGGCGTGGATCCTCCTCGCCCTCGCCATCGCGCTCGCCGGCGACGGCGTCAACAGCCACGTCCACAAGAGCCCCCTCGTCTCGCTATGGGTGCTCCTCTCCGGCGTGGCCTTCGTCGCCTTCATGATGATATTAGTCAAACCGGCGATGAGATTCGTCGCCGGAAAATGCTCACCGGTGACCGGCGCGGTGGATGAAACCTACGTGTGCTTGACTCTGCTGCTCGTGATGGTGTTCGGGTTCGTGACGGACATGATTGGGATCCACTCGGTTTTCGGCGCGTTCGTGTTCGGAATAACGGTTCCGAAGGGCGCGTTTGCGGAGAGGCTGATAGAGAGGGTTGAGGATTTCGTTGTAGGGTTGTTGTTGCCGTTGTATTTTGCTTCGAGTGGGTTGAAGACGAACGTGGCTACGATAAGTGGCGCGAAGGGGTGGGGAATTTTGGCGCTGGTGATTGCGACGGCGTGCGCCGGGAAGATTGGGGGGACGTTTCTGACGGCGGTGGCGTGCAAGATTCCGATTAGGGAGGCGATGACGCTGGCGGTGCTCATGAACACTAAGGGGTTGGTGGAGCTCATCGTCCTCAACATTGGGAAGGAAAAAAAG GTGTTAAACGATGAAATGTTTGCCATTTTGGTTCTTATGGCTCTATTCACCACCTTCATTACAACCCCAATAGTGTTGTCCATCTATAAAAACACTAATGACATATCCTTTCATCAAACCCTGAGAAAACTAGGTGACCTTGACACTAATGATAAAGCCACTAACGAGTTTCGCGTCTTGGCGTGTGTGCATGGCCCCAACAACGCTCCTTCCATCATTAACTTGATTGAGTCAATTCGTAGCATCCAAAAATCCTCCCTCAAACTCTTCATCATGCACCTTGTTGAGCTCACAGAACGCTCTTCATCAATCATCTTGGCTCAGAACACTGATAATAAGAGTGGCTCTAGCCATGTTGAGTGGCTAGAGCAACTTTATAGGGCCTTCCAAGCCCATAGTCAATTGGGTCAAGTTTCAGTTCAGTCCAAGACCACTATCTCTTCGTTGTCCACTATGCATGATGACATTTGCCACGTGGCAGATGAGAAAATGGTGACCATGATCATCTTGCCTTTCCACAAGCGGTGGAAGAAGGTGGAAATGGAAAATGAGGAGGAGAACAGTGAGGTTTCCCAACACCAAATGGAGGAAAATATTGGCCATGGGTGGAGAGGTGTGAACCAAAGTGTACTTAGGAATGCACCTTGCACTGTGGCTGTGCTTGTTGATCGAGGATATGGACATGGGCCTCAGAATTTGGGCCTATATACCACTGTGACCCAACATGTTTGTGTTTTGTTCTTTGGTGGGCCCGACGATCGTGAGGCCTTGGAGTTGGGGGATAGAATATCTAACCATCCAGCGGTTAAAGTGACTGTTGTGAGGTTCATTCACAAAGATGTGTTGGAAGGTAACGACATGTCACACTCTTCACCAAGCAAAACTAATGGGAAAAGTTACAATTTAGCCATATCTAAAGTGTACCCTCCAAAGGAAAAG GAGCTAGATGATGCAACAATGGCAAGGTTCCAAAGAAAGTGGAATGGAATGGTAGAGTGTTTTGAGAAGGTAGCTAGTAATATTATGGAAGAGGTGTTAGCATTAGGGCGAAGTAAGGATTATGATCTCATAATTGTTGGGAAAGGTCAATTTTCGTTGAGTTTGGTGGCAGATTTGGTAGATAGGCAGCACGAGGAATTAGGTCCTATTGGAGACATTTTAGCATCATCAACGCATGATGTGGTTTCTTCAGTGTTAGTAATTCAACAACATAATGCGGTACTGAATGGGGAGACCCCTTTATCTATGAGAAATGACAATGTAATATAA